A part of Desulfofundulus salinus genomic DNA contains:
- the mrdA gene encoding penicillin-binding protein 2, translating to MATNGVTAKRLEKKLQVLLGLVIAAFAVLFIRLAYLQLVEADKYQMMAQQNHLRLIPIMAPRGEILDRNGVRIVGNQPVYTISFAYLGIKDTDRVIARLARILVGEKTFQGMSVAEIEQEIHKKLNEQKLRLYEPVPIADKVSSETVSRIEEQRLELPGVLIDVRPVRHYPYGDLLVPTLGYVGIMDQKELEENKDKGYRLGDSWGKDGLEKSFESYLRGQRGARQVEVDAQGQPVRDLGVKEPVPGNNLVLTIDARLQRAVQDALARGIARVQKEGYSQARAGAAVVLDVHTGEILALASHPTYDPTIFTRDLSRKEWNAAWAKITRDQSLLNRAIALYPPGSTFKMVVAAAALELGKITPQFAINDTGRYKYKVDWKPGGHGRVDVVRALKVSCDTFFWTVGVMLGPESIARYAREFGLGQKTGLELPGEHAGRIPGPEQKYNLWKPLLDSVQKQMDDIRKEYEKRLAGAGEGEKAALEREMNRRLAPLQDRYNKIEWELKWREYDTLDMAIGQGNNYYTPLQLANYVAAIANGGVLYKPYLVKKVVAPDGQTVAQFSPQEIRRVNVSSRTLEILRQGMHEVTLPPDGTAAGVLAGTGYSSAAKTGTAEVHGHDNHALFVAFAPYEKPEVALAVVVEYGGQGSSAAGSVAREILDAYFDLKNAPPTAGLSAAGEQAKEGQATGTVHGVHAPSPGFQPPRSTGGSGNVQPRRTTAPADVPVASPGRQGQDSSPGPPAGGSTPDAGTGESPPGGVQTPAQGSRQAPANGGVQPPANGGAQEPLDDRANHQPNG from the coding sequence GTGGCAACAAACGGGGTAACAGCAAAAAGGCTGGAGAAAAAGTTACAGGTGTTGCTGGGTCTGGTGATTGCCGCTTTTGCCGTGCTCTTTATCCGCCTGGCCTATTTGCAGCTGGTGGAGGCGGACAAATATCAGATGATGGCCCAGCAGAACCACCTGCGGTTGATTCCCATCATGGCCCCCCGGGGGGAAATTCTCGACCGCAACGGCGTGCGCATCGTGGGCAACCAGCCGGTCTACACCATTTCCTTTGCCTATTTAGGCATCAAGGATACCGACCGGGTGATTGCCAGGCTGGCCCGTATTTTAGTGGGGGAAAAAACCTTCCAGGGCATGAGCGTGGCGGAGATAGAACAGGAAATCCATAAAAAACTCAACGAACAGAAGTTGCGTCTCTATGAACCGGTGCCCATAGCCGATAAGGTGTCCAGTGAAACGGTAAGCCGTATTGAGGAACAGCGGCTGGAGCTGCCGGGAGTGCTCATCGATGTGCGGCCGGTGCGGCACTACCCCTATGGGGACCTGCTGGTGCCCACCCTGGGTTACGTGGGCATCATGGATCAGAAGGAGCTTGAGGAGAATAAAGACAAGGGTTACAGGCTGGGGGACTCCTGGGGCAAGGACGGCCTGGAAAAATCCTTTGAGTCCTATTTGCGGGGCCAGCGGGGTGCCCGACAGGTGGAGGTGGATGCCCAGGGGCAGCCGGTAAGGGATCTGGGCGTAAAAGAGCCCGTACCGGGAAACAACCTGGTGCTCACCATTGATGCCCGGCTGCAGCGGGCGGTCCAGGATGCGCTGGCCCGGGGTATCGCCCGGGTGCAAAAGGAGGGTTACAGCCAGGCCAGGGCCGGGGCGGCGGTGGTGCTCGATGTGCATACCGGAGAAATCCTGGCCCTGGCGAGCCATCCCACCTATGATCCCACCATCTTTACCCGGGACCTTTCCCGGAAGGAGTGGAATGCGGCCTGGGCCAAAATTACCCGGGATCAATCGTTGCTCAACCGGGCTATAGCCCTGTATCCCCCGGGTTCTACCTTTAAAATGGTAGTGGCGGCGGCAGCGCTGGAACTGGGCAAAATAACTCCCCAATTCGCCATTAACGATACCGGGCGTTACAAATACAAAGTCGACTGGAAGCCCGGCGGGCACGGGCGGGTGGATGTGGTGCGGGCTCTTAAGGTATCCTGCGACACGTTTTTCTGGACCGTCGGGGTAATGCTCGGCCCCGAGTCCATTGCCCGCTATGCCCGGGAATTCGGCCTGGGACAAAAGACGGGGCTGGAGTTGCCCGGGGAGCATGCCGGCCGCATCCCGGGACCGGAGCAAAAGTACAACCTGTGGAAGCCCCTTCTGGACAGTGTACAGAAGCAAATGGACGATATCCGTAAGGAGTATGAGAAGCGCCTGGCCGGCGCGGGCGAAGGGGAAAAGGCGGCCCTGGAGCGGGAAATGAACAGGCGTCTGGCCCCTTTGCAGGACAGGTATAACAAGATAGAGTGGGAATTGAAATGGCGGGAATACGATACCCTGGATATGGCCATTGGCCAGGGTAACAACTACTATACTCCTCTCCAGCTGGCCAACTACGTGGCGGCCATCGCCAACGGGGGTGTTCTTTACAAGCCTTACCTGGTTAAAAAGGTTGTGGCTCCCGATGGCCAGACGGTGGCCCAGTTTTCACCCCAGGAAATCCGCCGGGTCAACGTGTCCAGCCGTACGCTGGAAATATTACGCCAGGGTATGCACGAAGTTACTTTACCGCCCGACGGCACCGCCGCAGGCGTGCTTGCAGGGACCGGGTACAGTTCCGCTGCCAAAACCGGAACTGCCGAGGTCCATGGCCACGACAATCACGCCCTTTTTGTGGCCTTTGCCCCCTATGAAAAGCCGGAAGTGGCCCTGGCCGTAGTGGTGGAATATGGCGGCCAGGGGAGCTCCGCCGCCGGTTCCGTGGCCAGGGAGATCCTGGATGCTTACTTTGACCTGAAAAATGCACCTCCAACCGCAGGCTTATCTGCAGCCGGGGAACAGGCAAAAGAGGGGCAGGCAACGGGTACCGTCCACGGCGTACATGCGCCTTCCCCCGGTTTCCAGCCACCCCGGTCTACCGGCGGGTCCGGGAATGTTCAGCCCCGGCGTACAACAGCACCGGCTGACGTCCCCGTTGCGTCACCCGGAAGACAGGGGCAGGACAGCTCCCCTGGGCCGCCGGCGGGCGGGTCCACACCGGATGCCGGTACCGGGGAAAGCCCGCCGGGTGGTGTGCAAACACCGGCTCAAGGGAGCAGGCAGGCTCCGGCAAATGGCGGTGTACAACCCCCGGCGAACGGTGGTGCTCAGGAACCGCTCGACGACCGGGCCAACCACCAGCCCAATGGCTAA
- the mreD gene encoding rod shape-determining protein MreD, protein MLGLLVLPGFLLLALLLQVTVVDLIRVKGVVPDLIFLLVVFYAFWRGQREGAFWGFVAGLMKDFITGNYFGLNALSTAVAGYLVGWSESRLYKDSSLVVMALTFFATMVSQLIYYLLLVYLQIKIPPGVALVGVVLPSAMYNALLVPLFYRKLYRLYLKGWFRMGQF, encoded by the coding sequence TTGTTGGGCTTGCTGGTCCTGCCCGGGTTTTTATTGCTGGCCCTGCTGCTGCAGGTAACGGTGGTGGACCTGATCCGCGTCAAAGGTGTGGTGCCGGATTTAATTTTTTTACTGGTAGTTTTTTATGCGTTTTGGAGAGGGCAGCGGGAGGGGGCTTTCTGGGGGTTTGTTGCCGGTTTGATGAAAGATTTTATCACCGGCAACTATTTTGGCCTCAACGCCCTCTCCACTGCCGTGGCCGGTTATCTGGTGGGCTGGTCGGAATCCCGTTTATACAAGGACAGCAGCCTGGTAGTGATGGCGTTGACTTTTTTTGCCACCATGGTAAGTCAGTTAATTTATTACCTCTTGCTGGTATACCTGCAGATCAAAATTCCTCCGGGAGTGGCCCTGGTCGGGGTGGTCCTTCCTTCAGCCATGTACAATGCGCTGCTGGTGCCGTTATTTTACCGCAAGCTTTACCGCCTTTACCTCAAGGGATGGTTCAGAATGGGTCAGTTTTAA